One Desulfovibrio sp. X2 DNA segment encodes these proteins:
- a CDS encoding LysR family transcriptional regulator, whose protein sequence is MELRTLEQFVAVAEELHFGHAAERLHMSQPPLSQAVRRLEDELGVELLARTRRRVRLTAAGEAFLRGAREVLAAAGRAAEAARRAARGEVGSLSLGFVGPATGTRLPGVIRDFAAAWPEVRLSLAELPTLEQLSLLAAGRLDVGVVRLLHEPGPPLASRLFHSEPYVAVLPAGHALAGGGPGASAPLELAALRDEPLILYPRGQGPDLYDAVVGACAAAGFAPRIVQEVVRKETTLALVGAGLGLAFLPRSAVPPGDGSVACRELAGGLPPVELYLAWTADNDNPALKSFLALA, encoded by the coding sequence GTGGAGCTGAGGACCCTGGAGCAGTTCGTGGCCGTGGCCGAGGAACTGCATTTCGGCCATGCGGCCGAGCGGCTGCACATGTCGCAGCCGCCCCTGAGCCAGGCGGTGCGGCGGCTGGAGGACGAACTCGGGGTGGAGCTTCTGGCGCGCACCAGGCGGCGGGTGCGGCTGACGGCCGCGGGCGAGGCCTTTCTGCGCGGGGCGCGGGAGGTGCTGGCCGCGGCCGGGCGCGCGGCCGAGGCGGCGCGCCGCGCGGCGCGGGGCGAGGTGGGGAGCCTTTCGCTCGGCTTCGTGGGTCCGGCCACGGGCACGCGGCTGCCCGGGGTGATCCGCGATTTCGCCGCGGCCTGGCCCGAGGTGCGGCTTTCGCTGGCCGAGCTGCCCACGCTGGAGCAGCTTTCCCTGCTCGCGGCCGGGCGGCTGGACGTGGGCGTGGTGCGGCTGCTGCACGAGCCCGGGCCGCCCCTGGCCTCGCGCCTCTTCCACAGCGAGCCCTACGTGGCCGTGCTGCCCGCGGGCCATGCCCTGGCCGGAGGCGGGCCCGGCGCCTCTGCGCCGCTCGAGCTGGCCGCGCTGAGGGACGAGCCGCTGATCCTCTACCCGCGCGGGCAGGGGCCGGACCTGTACGACGCGGTGGTCGGGGCCTGCGCCGCGGCCGGGTTCGCGCCGCGCATCGTGCAGGAGGTGGTGCGCAAGGAGACGACCCTGGCCCTGGTAGGCGCGGGGCTCGGCCTGGCCTTCCTGCCGCGCTCCGCGGTCCCGCCCGGGGACGGCAGCGTGGCCTGCCGCGAGCTCGCGGGCGGCCTGCCGCCGGTGGAGCTCTACCTCGCCTGGACCGCGGACAACGACA